The genomic stretch TTACTATAGTCGGAGTGAGAGGACTCGAACCTCCGGCTTCTTGGTCCCGAACCAAGCGCTCTACCACCTGAGCCACACCCCGATCAATGAGAACACTATATATTATAAATTATATAAAAAAAAATCTCAAGAAAATTTTAATGGTAAAAAGAAAATATTGCAATAACGTTACATAAATTGCTAATATGTAAATAATAAGAAGAAACAGTAAGGCGATTTGAAAATAAATTTGGGTGGAATATATAAAGGAGAGCGTGTTTATGGATAGACCTGTTATAGGTATCACAATGGGGGACCCTGCTGGTATAGGCCCTGAAATAATTTTAAAGGCATTAAAGAATAATGAACTGTATTCCAAATGTAAACCGTTGGTCATAGGAAATGCTGCAATTCTGGAAAAGGCTGATCAAATTGTTAATACAGGATTAAAGATGAATGTAGTAGAAGTTGCAGAGGAAGGGAAATATTGCCATGGGGCTATCGATGTTGTGGATATCCCGGGTATAAATATCAGTGAGATAAAGCTCGGTCATATTAGTGGTGAAGCAGGCAGAGCTTCATACAAAGCCATAGAAAAAGCTGTTGAACTAGCTAAATCAAAAAGCATCGGAGCTATTGCTACAGCCCCTATAAACAAAGAAGCAATAAAAGCTGCGAAGATAGATTTTATAGGTCACACTGAAATGCTAGCAGGTCTTACTGGAACGGCTGATCCTCTTACAATGTTTCAGGTAGGCAACCTCAGGGTATTTTTTCTATCGAGGCATGTATCGCTAAAAAAAGCCTGTGATTTGGTTACCAGTGATAGAATCATTGATTATGTAACAAGATTGGAAAATGCATTAAGAATGCTTGGGGTAGACAGAAGAAAAATTGCCATTGCAGGGCTAAATCCTCATAGCGGTGAACATGGTCTTTTCGGTGATGAAGAAATAAGAGAGATAGAGCCGACAGTTGACCTTTTAAGGGCAAGGGGCATAGATGTAGACGGGCCTATAGCTGCAGACTCGGTATATTATCTTGCTCTTAAAGGAAAATATGATTCTGTGCTATCCCTATACCATGATCAGGGACATATAGCCACAAAGATGGTTGATTTTGAAAGGACCATTTCGCTGACTATCGGGCTCCCTTTTTTAAGGACTTCTGTTGATCACGGAACCGCATTTGATATTGCGGGTAAGGGGGTGGCAAGTTCGGTAAGCATGGAGGAGGCTATTAAGCTTGCCGTTATTTATGGCCATAAATATTCTACATGAATCAATATTATATGCTTAATTACATAAAATACCTATTAATCAAAAAAATGCCGAAAATATATGCCATTGCTTGGCTTTAAGCAAGTTTATGTTGCTAAAAATCATGATATTGGGTATTATAAGTAATGGGAGAATATTATATGATAAATAAAATAAGTGATGAAATACTATTAAGCGTTGAAAAGCCTTCGAGATATACAGGCAACGAATGGAACAGTGTAAATAAAGATATATCGGACATTAAAATACGTTTTGCGTTTTGTTTCCCCGATGTTTACGAAGTAGGGATGTCCCATTTGGGAATGAAAATTTTGTATCATCTTATAAATAAAAGAAATGATTCATATTGTGAAAGGGTTTTTGTTCCATGGGTAGACATGGAATCCAGGATGAGGGAAAAAAGTATCCCTCTATTTGCATTGGAAACAAAGAGCCCTGTTAAAGATTTTGATATATTGGGTTTTACACTGCAATACGAGATGAGTTACACAAATATACTTAATGCACTTGATCTATCCGACATACCTTTAATGAGCAGTGAAAGAACCAAAGACCATCCCTTTGTATGTGCAGGAGGGCCATGTGCTTACAACCCCGAGCCTTTAGCTGAATTTATCGACTTTTTTATTATAGGAGAGGGCGAAGAGGTTTTGCCGGATGTGCTTGATATATATGCATTATGGAAGGACCAGAATACTTCAAGAGAAGATTTCCTAGAGAAGATATCTAATATTGAAGGGGTTTATGTACCTTCACTTTACGATGTTAAATATAAAGAAGACGGTACCTTAGAAAAGATTGTACCTAAAAAAAAGGATTATCCGGCTGTTATAAAGAAAAGGATAATAAAAGATTTGGATAACACTTTTTACCCGGAGGAAATAATAGTTCCTTTTACTGATATAGTTCATGACAGGGTTATGCTGGAGCTTTTCAGAGGGTGTATAAGAGGCTGCAGGTTTTGCCAAGCAGGCTTCATTTATAGACCTGTAAGAGAGAGAAGTACACAAAAGCTTTCGGATACCGCAAAAAAATTGATAGATAGTTCGGGATATAATGAAATCTCTCTTACTTCCTTAAGTACAAGTGATTTTACCGACTTGCCGGACTTGACGGATAAGCTTATTGAAGAGATGGAAAAAAGAAAGGTTAACTTGTCACTTCCATCCCTTAGAATAGATTCTTTTTCCCTGGATTTGATGGAAAAGGCACAGAAAGTTAGAAAAAGCGGACTTACCTTTGCACCGGAAGCTGGGACACAGAGACTTAGAGATGTTATAAATAAAGGCGTTACCGAGGAGGATCTTATAAAGTCTGCCACATTGGCATTCAGCGGCGGATGGAATGGGGTCAAGCTATATTTTATGATTGGATTGCCTACCGAAACAATGGAAGATGTAGAGGGTATAGCAGATCTCGGGAACAAAGTTGTTGATGCATATATGAGCGTACCAAAGGAAAAGAGAGGGAAAGGGCTTAATGTGACAATAAGCACCTCTTCGTTTGTTCCCAAGCCTTTTACACCATTTCAGTGGGAGCCTCAGAATTCAATTGAAACCTTTACGGAGAAGCAGAAGGCTTTAAAAAGTAAGATTAAAAATAAGCATATAAGCTATAACTGGCATGACTCCAAGCTAAGTCTCCTAGAGGCTGTTTTTGCAAGAGGTGATAGACGCCTCTGCAAGGTATTGGTAAAAGCATGGGAAAAAGGCTGCAAATTTGATGCATGGGGTGAACATTTCAAATTTAATGCATGGATGGAAGCCTTTATAGAAAGCGAAGTTGATTTAGCTTTCTATGCAAACAGGAAAAGAAACTACGACGAAGTACTGCCATGGGACCACATTGATATCGGTGTTTCAAAAGACTTTTTCATAAATGAAATGGAAAAGGC from Pseudobacteroides sp. encodes the following:
- the pdxA gene encoding 4-hydroxythreonine-4-phosphate dehydrogenase PdxA, coding for MDRPVIGITMGDPAGIGPEIILKALKNNELYSKCKPLVIGNAAILEKADQIVNTGLKMNVVEVAEEGKYCHGAIDVVDIPGINISEIKLGHISGEAGRASYKAIEKAVELAKSKSIGAIATAPINKEAIKAAKIDFIGHTEMLAGLTGTADPLTMFQVGNLRVFFLSRHVSLKKACDLVTSDRIIDYVTRLENALRMLGVDRRKIAIAGLNPHSGEHGLFGDEEIREIEPTVDLLRARGIDVDGPIAADSVYYLALKGKYDSVLSLYHDQGHIATKMVDFERTISLTIGLPFLRTSVDHGTAFDIAGKGVASSVSMEEAIKLAVIYGHKYST
- a CDS encoding TIGR03960 family B12-binding radical SAM protein, producing the protein MINKISDEILLSVEKPSRYTGNEWNSVNKDISDIKIRFAFCFPDVYEVGMSHLGMKILYHLINKRNDSYCERVFVPWVDMESRMREKSIPLFALETKSPVKDFDILGFTLQYEMSYTNILNALDLSDIPLMSSERTKDHPFVCAGGPCAYNPEPLAEFIDFFIIGEGEEVLPDVLDIYALWKDQNTSREDFLEKISNIEGVYVPSLYDVKYKEDGTLEKIVPKKKDYPAVIKKRIIKDLDNTFYPEEIIVPFTDIVHDRVMLELFRGCIRGCRFCQAGFIYRPVRERSTQKLSDTAKKLIDSSGYNEISLTSLSTSDFTDLPDLTDKLIEEMEKRKVNLSLPSLRIDSFSLDLMEKAQKVRKSGLTFAPEAGTQRLRDVINKGVTEEDLIKSATLAFSGGWNGVKLYFMIGLPTETMEDVEGIADLGNKVVDAYMSVPKEKRGKGLNVTISTSSFVPKPFTPFQWEPQNSIETFTEKQKALKSKIKNKHISYNWHDSKLSLLEAVFARGDRRLCKVLVKAWEKGCKFDAWGEHFKFNAWMEAFIESEVDLAFYANRKRNYDEVLPWDHIDIGVSKDFFINEMEKAKAGELTANCRAGCSGCGVAVFEGGVCVE